Genomic window (Candidatus Nitrosocosmicus arcticus):
ATCCTTGATGCCGTACATGCCGAGGTTGGACACCGCCGTGGTGCCGCCCTGGTACTCTTCAGGCTTCAGCTTTCGGGCACGCAGAGAGGAAGTTGTAGTAAAGAAGAAGCCAGTAACAGAAACCAGACAAGTTACAGAAGAGATTAGATCTGACCAAGTAAATCCAGCAAGTATCCAACAATAACAAGAGTTGATAAAAGGTTCATGTTTGAAAAACCTGAACATCCAATTTTGATTCCCAGGGGAACCAGACAAGGCGTTATCCCTTTTCATTTTATTTTATGACAATTGCTTCGCATTGGGAAGTTTAGTCTTCCACGGTATCTGTATGTTCTTAAAATATTGCACAAGCTTATTCCTAATGAATTCGTCCAGATGCAACGCATCATCATGAAAAGAGATCAAACCAAGTTTTATTATCCGATCCATATCCTTTACTAAATGTTAGGAACTTGGCCTGAATTAAACAATTCCTTGTTTCTGGATATGAATAGTACTACTAGTTAGTATAAGGTTTTAACTAGTTAGGGCTAAAGAACCTTTTAGCTTCAATATATGCGTTACCTAATACTTCTGAAGTTTCATTAAGGATTGTTCCTGCTGACTTTGATGTAGCTACTTTTTCCGTAACGTTACTTAGGAATGCTCCAGTCTCAGTTATAGCTCCTCTTATTGATTCAGATGCTTCTTCCTGTGCCGGTGTTGTCATTGCTGGAGTAGTAGTAGTAGTAGTAGTGGGTGTGCTGGTTTGGTTTATTGTTGAATTTGTCTGTGCCGGTGTTGTCATTGCTGGAGTAGTAGTAGTAGTGGGTGTGCTGGTTTGGTTTATTGTTGAATTTGTCTGACCATACACTGAATCCCCAGTGCCTTGTGATCCTATCAATACTACCCCAAAAATAAACAAGATTTCAAAAGCTACACGTATTTCTTTCTTGTATTTCATTTTATTCATACGTTAATGATAGTATATTTGTCCTTATATCCTTATATCATTCCGTCCTTACAATCATGTTAACGATAACATTTCAGGGGAAGGGTATGGTGGCGATTAATTCATATACATTCCAACGAATCTTAAAAGGAAAACAAGAATAGCTGCCAAAAATAGTAAATGCAAACTCTGGACGGGATGAATCTACGTCTTTCAGACGTGGGTTCCAATAACAACTTGATCGATTAGAACATGGATCTATTCTCTATCTCCGTGGGTTTTAAACAAATCAAGAAATATTTAAACCCTTATGATTAACGCTCGTTGTGTTTAGTAGTAGATGTATCAGATTCCGATTTTCCTATGAGTTAAAATAAAAGATAAAGTTACCAAAATATTAGACTGGTTCCTATATTTGTACATCTCCTTTCAATAGAATCTTACCGAAAGTAAAAATTTTATAGATTAAATTAAGATTTTAGATGGAAGGTGACTAGGGAGTAACAGAGTTATTCCTCAGTATCATATCCATAGATTCGTTGGTTGATGATGGATTCATCATTGACATATCTGACATATTTCCAGCATCAATTTTTAATGTGCTCATCACATTTTGCACCATTAAAGGAATCCATTTGTCCATAAACTTGGAATCTTCTCCCATCGTATTCACAATCTCCATCTCTTTTTCAGGTGTTAGTTCTAGGCCATAAATCGGAGTATCACCAAAGTGGTTATCAATGTTGGATGGGTCCATAGAAATGGCAAGGGTGTTATTATTATTTATTGTCCAGTTAGTTGGCACATTGGAAACAGGTCCATCCCTCATTGTCACTGTTACTGAACCTTGCATAATCGTATTATTCCCATCCATCCTTACATCATCTATAGTTGCATTAGATATTTGATGCATGTGGTAAGCAGAGCCATTTTTCATTACCATACTAAATGTAGCATGAAAGCCTGAATCGGAGAGATTAGAAGGGTTACCATAACCCATATAATTACCGGCCAAAACCCAGTCGTTATTTATACTCGCTATAGGACCATAACCATATTCATAGTCAATTAATGAACCTGAGGACGCATGTGCATTTGTTACTGATAAAGATAACAATGTTGCAACAATTGCAAAAGTGGTTAGAATCTTAATAGACTTTGTGTAAGTAATCACAGCTATAATCCATACCAGCGGTTTATTAAGGTTTATAACTTGATATAGCTAACTGGCCACATGCATAAATTGTACACCTTATTACAACACGACTAAATATTAAACTATGACACAATTGTGAAACCTATACTTTTTTCATTGCCTACGATTATTATTCCTAATTGATGATAAACCTTTCTAGTGCTTATTCAAATTAATTATCTTCAAACTCTTTAATTGGTGTATACAGTTATAGACTGGTTATTATCTGTTCTCGATTCTTAGATCAAAAAAAGAGAATCGAGATCAAAAATAAATAAGATTTACTTCTACTTAATTTGCACTCAGACTCTTAGAAAATGGCGTAATTCACAATCGCTGGAAGCCTAGCTATAGGCTGCAAGATAAAAAAGCAATAAAGGCTACAATCATGTGATAAGTACCCCTATGAACGTATGAACGGTCACCATTGGAATCCTGACCATACTACTACCATGACAATGATAGTAATGATAAAATGACTACTATCTTACTATTGAGAATTACCAAGATACAAAAGCATGAGAAAGTTCCCAATGCGAACTTCTAATTGACGCCTTTATTGTTTTATTCCTAATCTATATATTATATTTTTCTTATATATTTCAAAGACCTTGCAGTGTTACTAGAAATATGATGTATAGAATACTAATAAATAGATATTATCTTCAGAAATTGAAATGATAGAACCTATTTCAATTCGTAGAACAAAAAATGAAAATCTAGATCAGTGTTATATATTATTTCTTCGCTAAGACACTTACTGTCTGAACGCAAACCTTTCCAAGGATTAAAAACAATACGGAACTATCTGAGCACGATTGCAAGATTTATACGCTCTAGACGTAGTAGAATCAAGAAGTAGTAGTAAAGGCTACAATCATGTGATAAGTATCTTTGATTATAGTAAAGTCAACAACATCATAGTCAGTCACTATACCGCGGTCAAATAAACTATCAGGATTATGATGAGGATGCTAACCGTTTGTCAAAATACCATTATGAAAAAAGATACAAAAGCATGAGAAAGTTCCCAATGCGAACTTCTAATTGACACCTTTGCTACTCCCCTCTTTTTTTCATTAGTAGATCAACTTTTCTAGATTCTCAATCGTTAGATTTAAAACTATCATTATATGAAAAAAATAAATTAATAAATACTATGGAAAGGATTTTAATCAATGCTGTTTCTCTATTATCTTTATTTGTGTTTGAAATAGTCATAGGGATTGGTAATGTAGTATATGCTGATTCTCAAAAAACTCAAGAGTTACAAATGCATTTGAACAAAGTAATGGATGAATTAAACAATAATAATACTCAAGGAGCAAAGATGCATCTTCAAGGTGCTCAAATGATGGTTTCATCAATGAATTTGGACAATAACACTTCGATAACTAATCATACCACTACCACTACTTGAATATCGCAACACAATGGAGTTTCAGATTATTTGAAAGGAATTTATCCTTTTCACTAGGAATCTACATAACCTATTTTTTATTGATTACCATTATTCAATCAGAAATATTCAAATAATGATGTGTAATTGCTAATGAGAACCGCTCTGTCTAGGTACAAGTTACTAGGATTTTCTATAACTCTAGTTACTAGGTTGAGATTACGGATAAAGTACAATCGATGTTCTTGATTTTACTATGATATCGTCATTTATGAGCCTTCCGAGGTTCATGAAGTGGTCGATGATGCCTTTCTTATATGGAGTTTTATCTCCTCAAAAGTGCTCTCACTATTGTAATATAAAATTGAATTATTCTGCTTGGAGTTTCGCTCTTTAGATATCCAATAATTAGAAAATCGTCAGACGATATTGAAGAGGAATAGTACCGAGTAATCCGTCCTTTAGAACATCTAAACGCCCTTATGAGCCTATCCTTTTCCAGTGTCTTCAGATAATGAGATAAAGTTCCGTTATTAAATTTAGTAATTTTTTTTAGATCATTATATCTTATACCCGGATATGATTGATTAATTTTAGTATTAGATACCTACTCAAGTTTGGTTTGTTACTATCACTTTTATCTATGAATACTCGCTGTTTATCATTTGGAAGTCTAAAATTAGTCATTTCATAAAACATCTTTCTATAGACCTAACAAAAAATATAGTTTAGAAATTAGGGTATAAATCTAATTCCAATTAGGTGTTATGGTATTCTCCATAGGTTTCTCTTTCAGAATATATAATGTTGTTCCAACAACGTTTTTCTGAGACCATTGAACAAATTCCTTGGATCCTATAGGTATTGGCTCCTCTGTTACAATATAAGATATTCCTCTGTTATCTAATTCTTCTTTAACGGCATCAAAACCTGAACCACTTCCTGTTGCCGGTACAAGAACCACATTATCAGCATTGTTTGCATTCATTGAATCTTCAATTTGGTCAACAGCTTCAGGAACTGCAACTTCCATTAATTCTGGCCAATCTTCCCTTGCTGTAACTCCAAATCCATCAGCATAATTCATTTTCTGTTTAACATACTTGGCTGCATTTGTTAGTTCCTCTACCTGGGATAAATCATTACGGTCTGATCTAGCCCCGTGACCTACCATTACATATATTTCATTTTCTGGATTTCCACTGTTTTCTGAATTTGAATTTTGTGCTATTTTAACAAATATTTCTCGTAGTGTTTTGTCATCCGGACTTGCTGGCCTTGAAAAAACCAATGTTGTATCACTTGTTTCACTAGCAGGTTTTGTTAGCATTCCCATATATTGACAGCTATCAGGCCCCATGGGGACACCTGGACAATCTTTGTATTCTTCAATACCGCCAAATATTCCTCTTGTTACATTGTGAATGACAGTTGACTCTGGTCCAAACAGATCAGTGTACAAGAAGATTACATACTTCACACCTTTTTCATCAAGTTTTTGCAATCCTTCATCTCATGTATAAGGCATATGCGTGATTATTTCCGACGGGTATCCCATTCCTTCAAGAGCTTTTTTTATGGGTTCAGTTTTTTCTGGTTCATGACCTCCAGGAAAACCCATACCATGTGTATATATTAATACACCTATTTTTCCTGGAATTCCGCCAGTGTTACTTCCAAGAAAAGGAATGATGCCTTTGACCTTTTCTAGGATTTCGTTTATATTTTCATCCATTAAGCTTTGAATATCTATCTGTGCTAGTTCTGAATTACCTATGAAAGGTATATCGGATAGGTCCAATGTTTGAGCAAACACAGGGGATTGAAATCCTAGTATTAGTAATGCCATCACTGTTATTGTGCAAATGGTAATGTTTCTATTCACGTTTGCCATTGAATAAATTTAGATATATATTCAGCATACGTTTACAGGTACAGAAAATATATTTTTTACAAATAGAATAGAGTAAGATAATTTAATCATCAAACTCCATATCAATATTATTGCCTTTTATACTATTATAATATTATATTAATGGTAGATAATAATCTACTCATAGTCTGTCAATTTAATCATTCTAGTCCACTGACCTGCCTTCTTACGCTCTTGGTTATCGTCACTCCATATTCCTCAAAATTTCTACTACCTTTTTAGCTGCCAAAAACGCTGACGCAGGATTTTGTCCTGTTATTATTTGGCCGTCATTTACTACAAATGGTTGAAAGTTTTCACTTTTTTCAAAATTACTCCCTAATTCTTTTAGTCGATTTTCTAACGAAAAAGGAACAGTCTTATCTAGTTTCACCGTTTCTTCTTCACTGTTTGTGAATCCAGTTACTCTTTTGTTTTTTAATATAGAATCTCCATTTTTATCTGTTGCCTGTAACAATCCTGCAGGTCCATGACAAACGGCGGAAATGACTTTTCTGTCATTGTAAAAATCTTCTACTATTTTCTTTAGATCCTTGTCTTTAGATAGATCCCACATCGGTCCATGACCACCAGGCAAAAACAGTGTATCATAGTCGCTAGCTGAAACCTGATTTAAGATAGGTGTATTTTCCAGCTTTTCCATAGCTGATTTATCGTTTTGAAGTCGTTGAGTATAGTCTGTTTGATTTTCTTTCAGCAAACTCTTTGGATCAACGGGCGGTTTTCCACCCTTTGGGGATGTGATTGTAACCTCATATTCATTGTCTATAAATTCATAGTAAGGACCGGCAAATTCTTCAAGCCAGTATCCGGTTTTTTGTCCAGTATTTCCTAGGTCATCATGAGAAGGTAAAACAAAAAGGATTTTCTTCATGTTTTTGGATGTCTGACATACTATAAAACGCTCATAGGAGAAGATTATTTTCACTTTACTCGGCCTAAATTAATCCTATGATCTTGGATCAATAATCCTTGCATATTTTTCCCAGTCTATTCTTATTGTATCCGACCGATTTATCTATCTAATAAGAGTATTAATATGGATCCTGACCCTGTGGACATGTCACACGGTAGTTTTCTCTTTTCCACATCGAATATATTCTTCTCTAAGAGAATATCTCTTTGGTATTTGATTAACTCTAGTTAAATTTGAATGAAATACTTTTTCATTGATATAAGGTATACAATAATTAGATTAAATTTTTTGTTCATTCTTAAAGTCACTTCTTCCCCTCCCCATATTCACATATAATGAATTTATTCACCCAAGGGGATGGACGTAGTTCTAAATACCATCATAATCTAAAACATGTTCGTCATAATTTAGGGCCAAGAAACAGAGGTATCGGTATTATCTTTTCCGATTCCCTCATAAATCTTACATTTCTTTTTCCATTCTCGGTAAGGTGCTTTGATTATTCATTGGCTTTGTTGATTGCATTTTTGAAAAAGCCCACATTAGAAAATGCAATGTCATTATACATTTTACTGAATGCAATTGCAGTTTCTGTATAATTGCTAATCATCCTTGAATACATCTCTGGTATTATTCTAAAGAATTCTTGATTGTTCCATAATTGATTATGGACATTTTCAAAGTAAGGCATGAACACCGATTGAAATGAATTTAAAGCCTGTTTTTGGAATTCCAGATAGTTTTCTGCTATCTGCTTGGTTGCTTGTGCTGTTTGTTCCTGGGTATCAGTAATTGCTTGGGCATTGCGAGGAATTTGATTCCTTGCTTCGTCGGTACTTCTCTCTATACTTCTTTTAGATTCTTCTAAAGCCTTGTTAACTGACTGAGTAGATCGTTCTAAATCATAATTGTTATTAAATGATTGCTGCTGATTGTTGTTATTGTTTTGATAAGTAGTTTTTTGATTGTCATCTTTATTCTTACCCGGAATAATATCTTCAATTATATCAGGAGATTCTGCTTCGTTTTTATCTGTATTAGACATAGTAGTACCATTTAATTAACAAGTTATAAAAGACTAGTAGATACCAAAACCATTCAAAAACAAATTTACATTTTTTAATAGTTGATGGAATGATGATGATGAAATTGTAAGATATATTAGACCAAAAATAAGGAAATACATAGATCTGACCGACTTCGTAGGAACTTTTGAAACGTCTAAGGATACAAAAATTAATTAATAATCTCTCTCTTATATGAAAATGATCAAATCCTGATAGAAAAATTTTTCAATAATAGTCTGCAAGTATCTTGTTTAAAATATTTTGAAATTCCTGTCTATCTTGAACATCACTATCATTACCACCTACCATCGTCGAGCGTTCTTCTGATACTAAATTATTAATGGCCTTGTCAGTCTCAGCCAATCCAATTAATGCTTTATTTAGTCTATTAGATAAAAAAAATATCGTAGAAAAAATATAACTGATTTTATCATTATCAAATTCTAATTTGGTAGATGGGGGAAAAATAGTATCCAACCTTTTTCTCAACTCCTTGCTACATTGTTCTATACATTTGGGATCGCCTTTACAGTTTTGTAATTGTTGGGTCCATGATGCCAGACATTCTATTATTTCTGTCGAATAGTTAGTCATAATAATATATGGTATTTATAGTACTTATAGTATGATTGATTTTGCTTATCAAGATCCAAGGCAGTAGAATTGATTCATAATTGGATTAGGTAGGTAGGTAGGCCAATTAACAGTTATCGTTAATGAAGAGATATGATCAAGTTATAAAAACAACTGTGAAAGCGAATCGTATCGTTTGATATATTCTATTCCTTTTGGAGATATAACATAATGAGGAACATCATCATATTCCCTATTTAATAAAAGGTTTTTATCAGTAACCAGCTGGATAAATTGATTTGATAATAACGACAATAATACACGCTTGTTTGTTGTAATCCGATATTTAGTTAATGGGATTGGATAATGACTTAGATATAATAGAGCATCGTACAAGGAATCATAATGAGTTTTTGACCCTTTTCCTTCCTTTTCGATCTCTTGTTACCAGAGCCAAAATTTATTTGGTCACAATAAAATAGCTACAAGCTTTAAAACCATAAAATAACAAGAAACCCAAATATTGAAATATAAAACTTTAACAATAAAATTATCAACTATTAATTGGACAACTAATAGGTAAGTAACATGAAACTTTGACATTGAAGAATATTACACCTCTATAGTTACAAGTAGTAGTAGGAGAAACTTTGCAATTGAATTCTAAATATAAGGATTACAATTAACTGATAACCTGATTTCATCCGGAATTGACACAAAACCTGTATATGGAGAACCATATTTCGGCATCATCATTGTTAGCTGTTTATTAGCGAACTAATTTTTTAAAAAATACAAATAACTGGAAAAGCGTTTTTAATATCCTATCTACGTCGTTATGAAAAGGATTCTTTTATAGAATCAATTCTAATGTGCGGTGCTAGAATGCTCCTTTAATTCTTGTCGTGAGTTAAAAGTCTGTCCACATTTTTCACATGAGAATGTTGCCTCGACATTCGTCGAACTTTCGTCTGAATTTTTTCCACTATCTACTTCAAAATTGCTCATAGTATATACTGGACTGCAAATTATATTAAGATCTAATTTCTCATCAAAACACGAGAGCCCGATTAATTATTACCAAAATTTTAGAGTAGCTTGTGATAAAATTTTTCTTAGTCAAAAAAAGAACAATAGGGTGAGAATCTCAACATATATGAATGAAATATTAATCATATATTTTCCTGGATCAAGATGACATAGGGAAGGAAAGATCGCAGAGTGAAAGATGTGATATTTGTGGACTGGTTGCTCGTAATAACGTTGAATTGGAAAATCATATTAAGCACGCTCACAAACAAGGTGACTGCCAATTCAGAGGACGTGTATTCTCAAGAGCGAAAAATTGATCCTTTCATAAAAACACAAGAATAGCAATTCTAAAAGAAGAAGAGAAGATCCTATTTTTAGGTAAATCACATATGTTTAATGGGTTACCTTTTTATTTTAAGTTGGTCATATAGGATATGGACGATTTCAACTTTTCAAACAAAGATGTTCAGTATTTGGCTGACCGGCTTCTCAATAAATTATATATAGAATGCAAAGGTGATGAATGGATATCAATACCATTTGTTCCTCTATATGATAAGATCCTTGAACAAACAACTGAACCCGCAGATAATTTATTAAAAAAACATGTGTTGCAATGTCTAGCAGGAGAGGGATTCATAGAGATCGATCATGCGCTTGAGGAAATTCACATAACATACGAGGGCAAAAGATACCTAAATAAGGTTCCGTCGCTATCGTAACCCCTATGGTCGTGAAGATTTGACTCAGCTTATCTTAGATTGACTCAGCTTAGATAACTAATTTTCTATTATTGATTATGTTAAATGGTTGAATAGATTATCATAGTTATGGTTTTCATTGAAGATAGAGAAGGCGTCTTTGATGCTTCAATAGATAAAGTGTGGAAATTAGTACAAGCACATATTAATGAAGGATCAAAGATTCATCCAATTGCAAAAAATGTTGTTACAGAAATGTTAAATGATAACACATTCATAAACAGTTGGAATGAAGAGATTAATGGTCAAACTGTCAAAATAAAGGCAAAAGGAACAATGTTTTATCCTTTAGGTGTTGCATTTGAAATGATAGAAGGACCATTTGCAGGTTCTACCTATCTTATATACTATATATCAAGGCCAGATAATAAAACAGGTGTAGTATTAGTCGGAGAATTTAGGTCCGACTCAATCGATCCTACTGTTGGAGATGAGGAAAGGTTGCGTTCCATGGTGTTATCAACTTTTGAAAAAGTATTCTATGAGGATTGTGAATACCTTAAGAATATTCAATAAAAGATTCTCCATAGTAATAATTTACATGATAGAAGAAAATGAAGTATCTGTATCCTTATAGATGTAAACGAAGATCTTGATAGCAAGGCATCCTACCACCGCCTTCTAAAAGATATGAAATGGAAAGCGAGGTTGATGAAGTTATGAAAGCTGGCTCAATATGATAGTTTGTGGTTAAAACACCAGAATCAGCTGATCATATTATTGATAGCAGCATAATATTGTAAAATTGTGGGGATATAGTTTATCCGCCCTTTTACAATATGAATTAAATCAGTAGAGTTCGTCCAATGATAATATTGAAATATCCTCTAGTCAGAAATATACTGTGGATCTTACAATAAAATGTAAGCATTGTGGCTTTGAGCACACATCAAATCTGTATCGAGAAGACGAACATACCATTGAAGAAAAGACTTCTAATCCTGAAAGTTGTCCCAATTGTGGAAAGGTTTCTACATATGATGAGTCTGATTATGACTAAATTATATTATATATTTATTTAAATTCCTTAATGCTCCCTTTACAGGCTATCAGTGTATGCAAACCAAGTTTTACTTGTTGAAGGCACCAACCCGACCAATAAGCTGATAGTGTTTGTTGTTCAAAGAATGGTCTGCGTATAATGTAATGATATATCCTATTGTTTTAAGGCTTGTCGCGATACCACATAGCCGGAATATCCAACCTTTTTTTGATTCCAATGGGGAACCAGACAAGGTGTTATCCCTTTTCATTTCATATTATGACAATTGCTTCGCTTTGGGAAGTTTAGTCTTCCACGGTATCTGTATGTTCATCAAATATTGTACGAGCTTATTCCTAGTGAATTCGTCCAGATGCAACGTATCATCATGAAAAGAGATCAAACCAAGTTTTATTATCCAATCCATATCCTTTACGAAATGTTCGGAACTTAGCCTATTTTCTTTTAGTCTTGGGTCGTCAAATATTTTCTTATATAATTCATCCATTGTCCAATGCGTTTTTTTAGGATCGTAGTTGGCTTGTAACTGATTACAGACGTCAAGTATTTCTCAACTTGGTTGTGTTTTATCCCCAAAACTCATCACAAAATTTGTATTTCTATCTTTAAAAGATTTATTATCAAATTCTTTGTTTTTTGTTTCAAGAGGTAGCATTGGGACTCGATCTACGCCTTTCGAACGTGTGTTCCAGTCGTTTATTGATAACTTGATATGTTTTACTTCTAAAAAAATAATATGACGTTGGGATAACGATCATCATTATTCACCATTGGTGTTACTATTATCCTTCGCAACCTATACCATCGCCATCAGCATCAAGGTTGTGCGGATCATTGCTTCCAACCGGGATGTTCTTCTCATCAAAGTCCTTACAATCTAAATCAACGCTGCCGTCATTATCAAATTGATTATTATTGATGCCACTAGAAGACTCTATATCGTCATCATTATCATTATTGCTACTGTTTGAACAACCATGCTCCTGCGCCCAATTTGTATCTGCAAATTCAGATACATCACAGAAATCTTGATAAACATCAGCAAAACCATTATCAAGTATTGCTTCATTAACGTTAACACCTTCACAATATACAACTGCAACTGTTCGGCCATAGGTAAGGCCTTGATTATTATCTGGATCTACCTCTGCATTCTTATTCAAACATTGTTCTGTTATGAAGTTCTTTGCTTCGTCAGATCCTGATTCTTCTGATTCTGGTGCATCTACTAACACAAGTCTTATTGTTATTGTTTCTCCATCCGTTGTCTTTACATCGAGAGTATCTCCGTCTATGACTTTTGTTACTGTTCCACTAAAGTTTAACGAAGTAGTGGTAACTAAATCAGAATTTAAAGAAGTCGCCCAAACTTGATTTGAAAAGGTAATTGTTCCAAAAAAAACTAGAAAAACAAATATTATCTTATAAAATAAAAAATGACGCAATACTGATTATTATTATATTTAATATATAAATATACAAAAGAAATAGATGGTATTATTCCTAGATCGATATCTATCAATAGTATATTCAGTTTGAAAAACGAGGGAACTAAGCCCTGTCACAATTGATTTAGTTTAAATGTAAAAAATAGATAAAGTTAATTTTGTTATTTTATTAATATCCCCCTATTTTTGATTATAGTGTAAAAGAGACATATTTCA
Coding sequences:
- a CDS encoding C2H2-type zinc finger protein; this encodes MSNFEVDSGKNSDESSTNVEATFSCEKCGQTFNSRQELKEHSSTAH
- a CDS encoding type 1 glutamine amidotransferase domain-containing protein, which codes for MKKILFVLPSHDDLGNTGQKTGYWLEEFAGPYYEFIDNEYEVTITSPKGGKPPVDPKSLLKENQTDYTQRLQNDKSAMEKLENTPILNQVSASDYDTLFLPGGHGPMWDLSKDKDLKKIVEDFYNDRKVISAVCHGPAGLLQATDKNGDSILKNKRVTGFTNSEEETVKLDKTVPFSLENRLKELGSNFEKSENFQPFVVNDGQIITGQNPASAFLAAKKVVEILRNME
- a CDS encoding thermonuclease family protein, which codes for MRHFLFYKIIFVFLVFFGTITFSNQVWATSLNSDLVTTTSLNFSGTVTKVIDGDTLDVKTTDGETITIRLVLVDAPESEESGSDEAKNFITEQCLNKNAEVDPDNNQGLTYGRTVAVVYCEGVNVNEAILDNGFADVYQDFCDVSEFADTNWAQEHGCSNSSNNDNDDDIESSSGINNNQFDNDGSVDLDCKDFDEKNIPVGSNDPHNLDADGDGIGCEG